One window from the genome of Esox lucius isolate fEsoLuc1 chromosome 23, fEsoLuc1.pri, whole genome shotgun sequence encodes:
- the sinhcaf gene encoding SIN3-HDAC complex-associated factor, with protein sequence MFGFHKPKMYRSIHGCCICRAKSSSSRFTDSKRYERDLHSCFGLSEMRFGEICNACVLLVKRWKKLPAGSIKNWNHVVDAKGSGSSMKTATGSKKLKKRVRPSQIGQVQKELKRHNSDAHSTTSSASPAQSPSYSNQSDEGSDTELSPSAAHSPVFSFLDLTYWKRQKVCCGIIYKGRFGEVLLDPHLYKPCCQKKREVEKAQTSGESEMKPLPSSSPLPAQVKEEEKEEGEGEEVW encoded by the exons ATGTTTGGCTTCCACAAGCCCAAAATGTACCGGAGCATTCACGGTTGCTGTATCTGCCGAGCCAAGTCTTCTAGCTCCCGCTTCACTGACAGCAAGCGGTATGAGAGAGACTTACACAGCTGCTTTGG GTTAAGTGAGATGCGCTTTGGGGAGATTTGTAATGCCTGTGTCCTTCTGGTGAAACGGTGGAAGAAACTCCCAGCCGGATCCATAAAGAACTGGAATCAT GTTGTTGACGCAAAAGGTTCAGGATCAAGTATGAAGACTGCTACAGGGTCCAAGAAATTGAAGAAGAGAGTTAGGCCAAGCCAGATTGGCCAAGTGCAGAAGGAGCTTAAAAGACACA ATTCTGACGCCCACAGCACCACCTCCAGTGCCTCCCCAGCCCAGTCTCCCTCCTACAGCAACCAATCAGATGAGGGCTCTGACACGGAACTCTCACCGAGTGCCGCCCACTCCCCAGTTTTCTCTTTCCTGGACCTGACCTACTGGAAAag GCAGAAAGTGTGCTGTGGCATCATCTACAAGGGACGCTTCGGTGAGGTGCTCTTAGACCCCCACCTCTACAAGCCCTGCTGCCAGAAAAAACGTGAAGTTGAGAAGGCACAGACAAGTGGAGAGAGTGAAATGAAACCCCTGCCATCGAGCAGTCCTCTGCCGGCCCAGGTcaaagaggaagaaaaggaggaGGGTGAGGGGGAGGAAGTGTGGTGA